The following proteins are encoded in a genomic region of Sesamum indicum cultivar Zhongzhi No. 13 linkage group LG8, S_indicum_v1.0, whole genome shotgun sequence:
- the LOC105168190 gene encoding pyruvate dehydrogenase E1 component subunit alpha, mitochondrial, with product MAQLTQRAATFQRTLSAAAFSVSSTRCLNTASTSPITVETSLPFTGHKIDPPSRSVETTPQELLSFFRDMALMRRMEIAADSLYKAKLIRGFCHLYDGQEAVAVGMEAAITKKDCIITAYRDHCIFLGRGGTLLEAFAELMGRKDGCSKGKGGSMHFYKKEGGFYGGHGIVGAQVPLGCGLAFAQKYSKDENVTFAMYGDGAANQGQLFEALNMAALWDLPAILVCENNHYGMGTAEWRAAKSPAYYKRGDYVPGLKVDGMDALAVKQACKFAKEYALKNGPIILEMDTYRYHGHSMSDPGSTYRTRDEISGIRQERDPIERIRKLILSHDLATEKELKDTEKEVRKEVDEAIAQAKESPLPDPSELFTNVYVKGLGVEAFGADRKELRAVLP from the exons ATGGCTCAGCTGACTCAACGCGCCGCCACCTTCCAGAGAACCCTCTCCGCCGCGGCCTTCTCGGTTTCCTCCACGCGCTGCCTCAACACCGCCTCGACCTCCCCAATTACTGTTGAGACCTCACTCCCGTTTACCGGTCACAAGATCGATCCCCCGTCCCGCTCAGTTGAGACCACCCCTCAGGAACTGCTCTCCTTCTTCAGGGACATGGCTCTAATGCGCCGCATGGAAATCGCTGCCGATTCGCTTTACAAGGCAAAACTTATCCGCGGATTTTGCCATCTCTACGACGGTCAGGAAGCTGTCGCCGTCGGGATGGAAGCTGCAATCACAAAAAAGGATTGCATAATCACCGCATATCGGGATCACTGTATCTTCTTGGGGCGTGGAGGGACGCTTTTGGAAGCGTTCGCGGAGCTTATGGGGAGAAAAGACGGGTGCTCAAAGGGGAAGGGAGGTTCGATGCATTTTTATAAGAAGGAAGGAGGGTTTTATGGCGGACATGGGATTGTTGGCGCGCAGGTTCCTTTGGGGTGTGGATTGGCTTTCGCACAGAAGTACAGCAAGGACGAGAATGTGACGTTCGCGATGTATGGCGATGGTGCTGCGAACCAGGGGCAGCTATTTGAGGCGTTGAATATGGCGGCGCTGTGGGATCTGCCTGCTATATTGGTCTGCGAGAATAATCACT ATGGAATGGGCACCGCAGAATGGAGGGCGGCGAAGAGTCCAGCATATTACAAGAGAGGAGATTATGTTCCAGGATTGAAG GTGGATGGTATGGATGCCCTCGCTGTGAAACAAGCTTGCAAGTTTGCAAAGGAGTATGCCCTCAAGAATGGACCAATT ATTCTCGAAATGGACACCTACAGGTATCATGGACACTCTATGTCTGATCCTGGAAGCACCTATCGTACGCGTGATGAGATTAGTGGTATCAGACAG GAACGTGATCCTATTGAAAGAATCAGAAAGCTTATACTATCTCATGATCTAGCCACTGAAAAGGAACTGAAg GATACTGAGAAAGAAGTAAGGAAAGAGGTAGATGAAGCCATTGCACAAGCTAAG GAGAGTCCCTTGCCTGATCCGTCAGAGCTTTTTACTAATGTATATGTCAAAGGCCTGGGGGTTGAG GCATTTGGAGCAGACAGAAAAGAATTGAGAGCTGTGCTTCCATGA